A single window of Mus pahari unplaced genomic scaffold, PAHARI_EIJ_v1.1 scaffold_9561_1, whole genome shotgun sequence DNA harbors:
- the LOC110314966 gene encoding major urinary protein 3-like — MKLLLLCLGLTLVCVHAEEASSMSRNFNVQKISGYWFSIAGASDKRETIEENGSMRAFLENITVSENSLDFKFHFIVNEECTEMTLTGYKTEKPGTYSVNYDGFNTFTILDTDYDNYITFHLINKKDGETFQVMGLYGRQPDLSSDIKEEFVKLSEEYGIVRENIIDFTNVNRCLQARE, encoded by the exons atgaagctgctgctgctgtgcttggGACTGACCCTGGTCTGTGTCCATGCAGAAGAAGCTAGTTCTATGTCAAGGAACTTTAATGTACAAAAG ATTAGTGGGTATTGGTTTTCTATTGCTGGAGCCtctgataaaagagaaacaatagaagaaaatggcAGCATGAGAGCTTTCCTGGAGAACATCACTGTCTCGGAGAATTCCTTAGactttaaattccattttat TGTAAATGAAGAGTGCACCGAAATGACTTTGACTggttacaaaacagaaaagcctGGCACATATTCTGTGAACT ATGATGGATTCAATACATTTACTATACTTGATACAGACTATGATAATTATATTACGTTTCATCTCATTAACAAAAAGGATGGGGAAACCTTCCAGGTGATGGGGCTCTACG GCCGACAACCAGATTTGAGTTCAGACATCAAAGAAGAATTTGTGAAACTATCTGAGGAGTATGGAATTGTTAGAGAAAATATAATTGACTTTACCAATGTCA ATCGCTGCCTCCAGGCCCGAGAATGA